The genomic region TGTTGCTGCTGGCAGGTTTTGCCTTCAAGACGCCGATATTTCCCTTCCACACCTGGCTGCCGGTGGTAGCCATGGAAGGCCCCATAGCCATCGCAGCCCTGATGACCGGTCTTAAACTCGGCGCTTATGGCATCATCCGCTTTGTTGTGCCCATGGCACCGGCTGCTGCACAGGATTTTCACTGGCTGCTTGCAGGTCTTGGTGTCATCGGCATCCTCTACGGTGCAGTGATGGCCATTGCCCAGACAAACCTGCGGCGCATGCTCGCCTACTCAAGCATCAGTCACGTAGGGCTTGTAATATTGGGTATCGCCTCATTGAATATCCAGGGCATCCAGGGCGCGCTGTTCCACCTGTTGAACTTCACCATCGTGGCTGGCGGCCTTTTCATCCTGACCGGTTTTCTGCACCACCGCACCGGTTCCACCGACATCATCAGCCTGGGGGGTGTTGCCCAGCGGATGCCGCTGTTAACCGCGTTCTTCTTCCTCTTTGGTCTAGCCAGCATGGGGGTTCCGGGTACCAACGGTTTTCCTGCAGAGTTTCTGGTACTGGTCAGTGCCCTTGAAACCCACACCGGGGCCGGTCTGGCAGCACTCTTTGGGGTCGTGCTGAGCGCAGGTTACTTCCTGTCGATCTATCGACGCAGCTTTCTTGGCCCCATCACCTCTCCCGTGGTTGATGAAGTCCAGGATCTACGCCATCGTGAACTTTTGCTGGTAAGCGTTATGGGGCTGCTTATCCTCACAGCAGGACTCTACCCGAATGCAGTGCTCGACCTGACTCGGGTGGCGAGCGAGCAATGGGTGGCAGGAGTGAAGTAATCTAATCCATGCTCTTTCAACGATGTTAGAATCGTCCGGAGATAAACTCATTCGGAGGAGAGCATGCGAACTGTTTCCACCATTACCATTACCAGTACCCTTACCCTTTTGCTTTTGGCATCTACTGCCCAGGCGGATCAGTCGTTTCAACTGACAAGCCCCGATATCAAATCCGGGACCCTGTTGAACAAAACACAGGTTTTCAATGGATTTGGTTGTACCGGCGGCAATATCTCTCCCCAGCTCAACTGGTCAGGCGCGCCGAAGAAGACAAAGAGTTTCGCCGTAACGGTTTTTGACCCAGATGCGCCGACCGGCAGTGGCTGGTGGCACTGGGTGATTTTCAATATTCCCGCCAATGCCGTTGGGCTGGCCCGCAATGCGGGTAACCCAACATCCCATCTGGCACCGGAAAACAGCGTCCAGAGTCGCACTGACTTCGGCAGTGCGGGATATGGTGGCGCCTGCCCTCCGAAAGGCCATGGCAAACACCGTTACCAGTTCAAGGTTCATGCCCTGGATGTTGAAAGGCTCGACATCGGCCCCGACAGCAGTGGAGCACTGGCTGGCTACTATATCAATGCCCATCAGCTGGGCACGGCAGAGATCGAAGCGATCTATGAACGTTCAGTCCCACTCTCACCACCGTCAAATTTCAGCGTGAAATGAGTCGATTCAAACAATCGGAGCCGGCAACCGACAAGACAATCGACGAATTGCAGCAAACCGCGCTGGTCCGCACCAAAGCCCTGCTGAAACAGGCTGGGCACCACTTTGGTCGACCTGTCCCCTCTGTGGCTATCAATTTCGAACTGAAAGGACAAGCTGCGGGAATGGTTCGTTTTCCCGCCTCGGGAAAAGCGCAAATCCGATATAACGCCGTTCTCCTGACTGAAAATGCCGAGGATTTTCTCAAACGGACCGTTCCACATGAGGTGGCCCATGTCATCGCCCGTACATATCACGGCGGAAAAATCCGTCCTCACGGTGCCGAGTGGCAGTCGGTGATGGGCTTTTTCAATGCCGAGCCGAGCCGCTGCCACAGTTACGACATCAGCCGTTCCTCGACCAGAAAGCTCCGTCGATTCCGCTACGCTTGTCACTGCAGCGAACATCTGTTGACCAGTATCCGGCACAGACGAAGTCTGGCTGGTCAGCGCTACTACTGTCGAAAGTGCAAAAATCCACTAAAGTTGGTGGTAAGTGTCGATAAGGAGCCTCTGAATGAATCTGGGTGAGATGCATTGACGATCAGAATGCGTCAATTTGAGGCCCAAATCGCACGTAATAGCAGGCTATTGCGAAGATTTGGAACGAAAAAGTGACGCATTATGGCGGCAAGGCACTCGACCATGGTTCGTTCAGAGGCTCCTTAAGTGAGATAACCTTTTGAAAATCCTGCTGGCCGCCTTGCTGCTGACACTCTGGTCTCATCAGACCTATGCATTTTTCTGCTTCACCTTCAGTGGGAGTGGCGGAGAGCGATATTCTAGGCAGAGGGTATGGTTACCTCCTGCCTATTTTCCACCAGTTCCCCATAGTCCGAGCTATCCGCTGGAGAGTGATCCTCAGCCACCCCCGATCCGCCCGGTACAAAAAACCGTCGAACAGGAGGTGGAGATCATCAATGGCTATCGCTTTCGAGCGCTTGGTAGAAACCGCACTAACGAACAGGCTAAAATCCCCCGCCTCAACCATTAAAATCTGACGATCATTTTTCAGAAATACATTCCAGGAGTTTTCCGTGGCAGAAAAGAGTGTGGATGTTGCCATCATCGGTTCCGGCACCGCCGGTCTGAACGCAACCAGTAAGGTCGGTCCTGCCGGCAAGAGTTTTGTACTGATCAACGGCGGAGAGCCGGGCACCACCTGCGCACGGGTCGGCTGCATGCCCTCGAAGGCACTGATCCAAGTGGCGGAGGATTACCACCGACGCACCCATCTTGGCCGCTACGGGGTGGATGGTCACGAAGAGTTGACCATCGACATTCCCGAAGCCATGGAGCATGTACAGGACCTGCGGGACAACTTCGTCGACCGGGTGCTCTCCAACAGCACCGACAACATGGGCGAAAAGTTTATCGATGCCTATGCTAAATTCGTCGACCCCAATACGCTGGAACTCGATAACGGCGACCGCATCCATGCCGAAAAGATCGTTCTCGCCAGCGGCTCACGTCCGGTTTTGCCCGAAGCCTGGAAGGCATTCGGCAGTAAAGTGTTGACCACCGACAGTTTCTTCGAATTGGAGAATTTGCCCGAATCCATGGCCATCGTGGGACTTGGTGTGATCGGCCTCGAATTGGGCCAGTCAATCAGTCGCCTTGGTGTCGATCTCACTGGTTTCGATCTTGCTGAACAGATCGGCGGTATCACCGACCCGGAAGTCAGCAAGGTCGCCCTGGAGATCATGAGCCGGGAGTTCCCCATTCACCTCGGCAAGGCCGTGGAGATTAGTGAAGAGGGTGACAAACTGCAGGTCACTGCCGGTGACATATCGGTGATGGTGGACAAGGTACTGATCAGCATGGGCCGAATACCCAACGTGGACAATCTGGCACTGGAAAATGCCGGTATCGAACTGGATGAACGTGGTGTGCCCCACTACAACCCCAACACCATGCAGATTGGCGACTCCCATATCTTTATCGCCGGTGACATGAACGGTGACCGTCAAATCCTGCACGAAGCCGGCGACGAGGGAAAGATCGCCGGTTACAACGCGGCCAATGACACGGTGCAGGGTTTCAAACGGAAGGTTCCCCTGGCTATCACCTTTTCAGATCCCAACATCTGCCTGGCGGGCACCCGTTACTCTGAGCTGGATATGGAAACCACCGCAATCGGCGAGGTGCGCCTGAATCCAGTTGGCCGCGCCATGATCATGGGGCAGAATCGAGGCATTATCCGGGTCTACGGCGACAAGGTGACCGGCCGGATGCTGGGGGTAGAGATGATCAGTGTGCGGGGAGAAAACCTGGGACACTTGCTGAATTGGGCGATTACCCAGGAGTTGAGCGTCGGAGACCTGCTGCGCATGCCCTTCTATCACCCCGTGATCGAAGAGGCATTGCAGGCGGCGCTCAACAACCTCTATTCCAAGGTCGAGAGCAAGAATGAAGGACCCATCAAGGAGTTGATTCCGCTGGATTAATACCCATCCAACAAACTTGTAGGAGCGGCGCCCCGCCGCGGTTCGGAGCCATCGCGGCGGGGCGCCGCTCCTACTCAGCCTCTGACTAGGGCCGCATCTCTTTGTAGTCCTGAAAGGTCACCGGTTCGATCTCCGGGTGCGCCTGCAGAAACGCTTCGAGTTTTTTCAGTGAATAGGGGCTCATCGCCTTGGGGTGTCCCATCACGTTGAAGATCGGCTCGCGCCCGGAGGCCAGCAGGCTCCTATAGGACTTCTCCAGCAGACCGGCCTTGGCGCCATCAATGGAGGTTACGGTATTGGTGACCTTGGTCAGAAGCTCCCGGTAGTAGGCGGCATTGGCCACCATGGCAGCACCATCGCCATAGGGTTTGAAATCCCCCCGCGCAAACTTTTTGATAAATACCATTTTCCAGTAAAAAGAGGGCCAGACCCTGCAGGCGGTGATGGGAATCTCCAGGAAACGTCCAGGCTCCACTTCTTTGACCGGATCACTTTCGAATCGCCAGAGAGACTTTTTCGGTGCGCCACGAAAGTCGAAACCGCGTATATCGTCCGGCGACATACCCTCATCGTAGACCGTGCTGTCGAGCCAGATACCCTGATTATGGAGCGCGTCGCCAATAGAATCGAAGGGCTGCATGCACCAGCCACCGGCACGGTAGGAAAAAATTGAGTCGCCCACGATATCGGTCAGCGCTTTTTTATAACGTGCGACGATCTCTTCGACCGCCTCGGGTGCATAGTCATGCAGACGGTAGCGACTCGTGTCGATTCGCCAGCCGCCATCCACGTACTCCGTATCCTCCCAGTGGGGGTGGATATGCAGCTGCACATCATGACCACCCTTCGTAAGCCGCTGAAGCTGCTCGCTGATAACAGCGTAATCCTGCTGCAAATCATCATTATCAGACGCAGCACGCTTCAGCTTGTCCAGATAACCGGCATCCACAAAAAGCGTAAGCTTGGCACCAAAACGATCGACCAGTTTTGCCAATTCATCGATGGGATGGATCATGCAATTGTGGACACTGCCCACTTCCCGACCAAAGAAGAGCTCATAATCCAGGGTAATAAGCAGACGCGTGCCCATCAAAAACTATCCGTTCCAACCAAATCGGTCATTATCGCAAAACTTACCGGTCCCATGGCAAATTTTTGTTACGCTTCTGCCAGGAATATCGCCCGGCGCGGTGCCGGCAGGCCTTCAACTGTCTGTGAGGCATCCTGAGGGTCGAGGTAGTCCGCCAGGGACTCAAACTGCATCCACTCTGTCGAACGCTGCTCCTCCACAGAAGTTCGGCCCACATCGATCAGACGGATATTGCTGAATCCCGCCCGCCGCAGCCAACTCTTTAGGGTTGCAGGCGAGGGCAGAAACCAGACGTTGCGCATCTTGGCGTAGCGTCCCTCCGGCACCAGCACCTCCCCCAGCCCCCCTTCTATGACCAAGGTCTCCAGCACCAGCTCCCCCCCCTTGCGCAGACAGCCTTTCAGTTCCGACAGATGCGCAAATGGGGAGCGGCGATGGTAGAGAACCCCCATGGAAAAAACCGTATCAAAAGCCTGTAGATTGGGGGGCAGATCCTCGATACCCAGGGGCAGCACCTCCACCGGGAGTTGCCGCCCCAGGAAGTAACGGATCGCCTCGAACTGTTTGACGAAAAGCTGTGTGGGATCGATGCCGATCACCTGTCTGGCACCCTCCCCAACCATGCGCCAGCAGTGGTAGCCGTTACCACAACCCACATCCAGCACCAACCGATCCCGCAAAGGTTGGATGTGGCCTTGCAGGCGCGCCCATTTCCAGTCTGAACGCCACTCTGTATCCAAGTGAATACCGAAGATATCAAAGGGGCCCTTGCGCCAGGGATGGAGCTGTTTCAACAGACCCGCGATCTCCTGCCGGACTGTGTCGCCACAGACCTGCTCTGTCCTGATAGTCACTGCACTGGAAGTAAGATCAATCTGTGATGGTTCGACGGAAGGCAGTGCGGCGATCGCCTCGGACCACTTCTGCATATCGCCGTGGGACCGCTCCCGCCAGACAGACTCAATCTGTTCCGGCAACTGGTCCAGCCAATGTCCCAGGGGCGTTCTCATCAGCGGCACCATCCACTGCCAATCACCGTTCATTTGATGGCCAGCAGGGAGACGAAATTGAAACATTGAAACCAGACTTCCACGATATTGAAACCAGCTTGAAACAATCTGTCCTGGTGGGTAGCCAGGGTTTCGGGAAGCAGCACATTCTCCAGGGCGGTACGCTTCTGGCTGATCTCCAGATCCGAGTAACCCTGGCCTTTTTTGAAAGCATGGTGCATGTCGGTAAAAAGGGCCTGCGCCTGAGGCTTTCCCAAGGCAATCTTTTCCGACAACACCAAAATTCCACTCGGCAGCATACCGTCAAAGATATGCTGCAACAGTCCGGATCGCCGCTCCGGCGGCACGAACTGGAGCGTAAAATTGAGCACTACCATGGAGGCTTTCCGCACCCTGATATCCTGAATATCGGCACACACAAAATCCACAGGCGCCTTTCCGGTATCGGCTTCAAGAAACTCTCTGGCCCGTGTCAGCATGGCAGGAGAGTTATCCACCGCAATGACACGGCAATCCCTGTCACCGATGCCTGAACGCATGGCTAAGGCAGCGGCGCCCAAAGAACAGCCTAAGTCATAACAGCGGCTTTCAGACTGCACACTCCGAGCCGCCAGGGTGGCGATCATATTGATGATGGTTGCATATCCCGGTACCGAACGCTGAATCATGTCCGGGAAGACACCTGCCACCATCTCATCGAAAACAAAGTCGGTGACCAGTGCCTGGGGAGTTGCGTAGATTTTATCCTTAGCCATTTCTGTCTTATATTCAACCGATACACTCACTTTCCAGAGGCATCTTTGGGACAACCAGAGTCATTGTGCCGTTGTCATCCCGACCGCAGGAAGAGATCTCAAACTATCCTGCTATCAACGAGTGACTATCAGGAGATTTCTCCCTACAGTCAAAATGACATTATTCTGAGGTCTCTGAAAATTTTCAGACCTACATTTTACGCTGATTTCCACTTGAGTGATGCATTCGAATAGAATGCCTATAACAGTAGAAGGAGTAACCCATGGGCCTGTTTGACTTCCTTTTGACCAACCAGATGAAACGCGACAAGATCGCCACTGGGATAGGCCTGAAAACAGGCATCTTCGTTGAATGCCCAATTTGCCGGGATGTCACGAAAGCACCAAATCATGAAGCATTCCGGGAGCAGACTGAGGACTATGTCAGGACGCTGGTAGAGAATCGGGATGGACAGACGAAATTATTCGGCAATGATGAAACAGAGATGATCCGCACCATCGCGGAGGTCGGAAAAAAACTGCCTTACAACTGTATGTGTCACATTTAGCCCGCTGCAAATGAACGAGCTGCCGCCTCTCCCTCGGCTACATCGACCCGGCTCAATAGCAGTGCTCCCGCTACAAACAGTATTGCCACCGAGAGAATGGCTATGCGTGCATCCCCGGTAATCACGCCAACCCAGCCCATCAAGAGGGGACCAAATACCACTGCAAACTTACCCAGCATATTGTAGAAACCAAAAAACTCCGCAGCCTGATCCCGCGGTATCAAACGAGCATAGAGTGAGCGGGAGAGCGACTGAATCCCCCCCTGCACCAATCCGATAGCCACAGCCAGTGCGTAGAACTCCCAGACCGAGTCCATACGGTAGGCCCAAAGAAGAATCATTAGATAGACGAAGATTGCCAACATAATCCCTTGCCTGGGACCTCTTCTTGCACCCAGCCGACCGAACAGAATGGCCGCTGGGAAACCGACAAACTGGGTGATCAACAGGGCTGTCATCAGATTGTTGGCATCAAAGCCGATAGAGAGCCCGTAATCCACCGCCATGCGCACGATGGTGTCGACCCCATCGATGTAGAGCCAGTAGGCCAACAGGAAGAGGAAGGTCATGCGCAACTGCCGCAGCTTGCGAAGCGTCGATCGCAGCTGCCGAAAACCGGCCAGCAGATGACTGCCCTCACCACATTTTTTTGGGGGCTCCTTAACGAACAGAAAGACCGGAATCGAGAACAGGCCCCACCAGAGGGCGACCGTGATAAATGAGAGCCTGACCGCCTCGGCAGTACCGCTGAGGCCGAAAAACTCCGGATAGAGCGTCATCACCACATCGAAGGCAAAAAGCAATCCTCCCCCCAGATAGCCTACGCCAAAACCCAGCGCGGAGAGCCGGTCGTAATCCTTCTCCTCCGCCACCGACACCAACAGGGAGTCATAGAAGATCACACCCCCGGAAAAACCCAGAATCCCCAGTCCGTAGAGTGTCAGCGCCATCATCCAGCTGCCCTGCCCTACCAGATAGAGGGCACCGGTCATGACTATGCCCATTGAGGTGAAGAAGAGCAGGAAACCTTTTTTTGCACCGGCCTGATCTGCGATCGATCCCAGCAGGGGCGCAAGACAGACGATGATGAGGCTTGCCAGAGAATTGGTCATACCCAGGTGGAAGGTACTCTCCGTGGCCTCGACGCCTGCACTCCAATACTGCTTGAAGAAAAGCGGAAAAAACCCGGCCATCACCGTTGTGGCGAAGGCTGAATTCGCCCAGTCATAGAAGACCCAGGCGAGCGCGCCTCCACGAATCTTCCGCATGAATGTCTACTCTTCCTCTTTCACATGTTCCTTGATCATATTGGCCAGTACCGCCATGCGCACCAACTTGGCCAGCGATCCCGCTTCCATCTTCTCCATCACCCGGGCACGATGAGCCTCAACCGTCTTTGCACTGACACCGAGGGTGGTAGCAATCTCTTTGTTGGCCTTGCCGCTGGTCACCATCTCCATGACCTCATGTTCCCTGGGCGTAAGCCGGGCAAGACGGGCGGCAATCTCAGCGCGTTGAGACTGATAATCACGCTGCTGCTCATCAAGTGACAGCGCATGCCGGATGCTCTCCAGCAACAGTTCATCATTGAAGGGTTTTTCGATGAAATCCACAGCACCCGCTTTCATCGCCCGTACCGCCATCGGCACGTCGCCATGTCCGGTAATGATGATGACCGGAATCGCAATCTGATGATTCATCAGGTACTCCTGCAGCTCCAGCCCGCTCATGCCCGGCATGCGCACATCGAGTAACAGGCAGCCTGAACGTCCCGGGTAGTAGCTTGAGATAAAAGCACTCGCAGAGTCGAAGGTCTCCACCTGCATGGCTACAGACTCGATCAGCCACTTCAGGGAGTTCCGCATGGCCTGGTCGTCGTCAACAACAAATACCGTCGGTTTATTGCTCATAGATTCAGTATCCCGGTAGTTCCAGCTTTGGATCGGTCGGTAATATAACCGTAAACTCAGTGCCATGTCCCAGCTCGGATGTCACGAAAATATCACCCTGGTGATCCTCGATAATCTTGCGGCTGATGGCCAACCCCATGCCCATCCCACTCTCCTTGGTCGAGAAGAAGGCGTCGAACAAGTGTTCCATGATATCAGGTGAAATACCGGGTCCGGAATCCCGAACCTGTATCTCCACCCGCCTTTCATCCAGTTTGCAGGTAACCAGCGTCAGTCTTCTCTGGCTCACCTCTACCTGTTGGAGTACTTGAATGGCGTTGCGCACCAGGTTGAGCAGCACCTGTTCGATCTGCACCAGATCGACCTTCACCGGCAGACCTTCACAAGCGAGGTCGATAATAATTTCGACAGATCGCTTGTTTGCTTCGTACTCCACAAACGAAGCAACTTCAATAACCAACTCATTCAGGTTGACCAATATCTGCTCATGGGGCTTCTTACCCACCAGACTGCGCAGACGTTTGATGATCTCTCCTGCCCGTTCCGCCTGAACGGTGATCTGGGCCATCGCACCCACCAACTCCGCCTCACCGCCGATCCCCGCCTGTAGACGGCGTACGCAGCCACTTGCAAAATTAACAATGGCGGCAAGCGGCTGGTTCAACTCATGCGCCAGTCCGGTAGCCATCTCACCCATGGTACTGACCCGGCAAACATGTACCAGTTCCGACTGGTGCTGACGGCTTTGCTGCTCAGCGCTTCGCACCTGGGTAATATCCCTGCCGTAAATATTGACGTAACCCAATTCAACAATTGGCGCGAGCAGCAGGGAGAAAATCTGCTCTTCACTGGCAAGTTCATACTCCCTATTATGACCCACATCCAGTGTCTCCAACACCAGATTGCGCCAATACAACGGCAGCGTCTGGGCCAGTTCACACCCCCAATAGTCAAGCAGGGGTTCGCTTGCCGCATTGGCATAGGTGATCACGCCACGGTTGTTTATGCGCAACACCGGACTTGGGTTTTCACTGGTAAACTTTGCCAGGCTCTGAATCTCCCGTTCTGCCTTGCGCCGTTCACTGACATCCCGTAGATAAAGGGTGAAAAGCGTCTGATCATGCATGTAGATTGGAACCGCTGAACACTCGACAGGTGTTTCGGCACCATTGACATCCGTCGTCAAAAAACCCTCTGGGGCGCAGGCGCTCGCCCCTTCCGGCAGGTTGCGACAAGCTGCCAGCAGATTACTGAAACGTGTCCTGTCGTTCGTATGGATCAACTGCTGTGTGATGGATTGTCCTAACAGATGGTCACGTTCAAAACCAAAGGTCCGTTCTGCAGTTACATTCACCTCGACCACTGTTGCTGTCGAGTCCACTGTAATAATTGAGTCCAGCGCAGTATCCAAGAGTGTGCTTTTCAACACCTCGGAATCGTGAATCTGCGTCTCATGTTCGCGTTGCACCTCATCCTGCGCCGCGCCGACACGCTGAAAATAGTCCCGAATCCAGGCTTCCAGCACCAATAGCTGGTTGCCCCGATCCTGCACTGGCTGTTCGATGTTCAATGCTCGCCGGCCAAGGTTGGATATTCGATGAAGAAAGTGATTGAGTCGGGCAGAAACAAAGAAAAACAGCAGAGAGAACACCGCCACAAAAGCAGCGGCTTCAAGCAACCGCTCACGCCGCTCACTTGCAAGAATTCGCTGGCTGGTCTGCTCCACCCGTTTACGGGATATCAGGGTGGCAAACTGGATATTCTGATCCGACCCCTCATAAACCGTGAAAGACTGGGAAGTGACGAGATAATCGTCTTCCCATTGGCTTAGTTTGGAATTGCGCAGAATCTGTTTCTCGTCACTACTGGAGAGCAATACCTGGCGATCCGCATCCAACAGGCCGACCACGCTGCCGTCACCGGCCACGACCTGTTGGGATTGAAGCAGGAAGCGTTCGTCGATAGGGATGACCAGCATCAATACCGCCTTTTTCCGCCCATGTGGATCGTCAATGGCTGACCAGGCAATCAGGTAGGGAGCTTGCCAGACATTTGTCACCACAGCGCCATCCCTGCCTGAATAACCCTTTGCCGCTTTCGCGACCGGAAAAGGTGTGTCCTGCTGATGGAAGACCTCCCGCACCCTATCTTTGGCATCCAGCAGCACCACCTGACTGGGTGCCACAGAACCAACCATTGGATGCCCCTTCTCCAGCCATGCGGGTTGCGATTCTATATAGGTTTTAGGGTATAGCTGGCGACTTTCCCAATCAGGCGATTGAACATGATTAACCAGACGCCAATGCTGCGACAAACCATGCGCAGCAATCTGCCACTGCCGCAGATACTGTTCGAACCGGTAGCGGGTGTCACGCGCGCGTCGATCCAGCTGCAGTTCGAGTTCGCTCTGAAAAATTTCGCCCAGTGCCCGGCTTTGTATGGGGTCCAGCACCAACCAGACCAGCACTCCACAGAGCACACCCACAAGGACAGATATCCACTGCAACGGAATGCGCTCAAACCAGCGAAAAAACCTGCCTCTGCCCGTATGCGCCATCAAATACCCAAATGATCAATCCTGTGATTTCAATGATATACGAAACCATCATGAGACTGATCATAGGACTTTCACGGGCCGCTGGATAGTCCAAAGGGATTTTGATCTCATATTGCCCCCCTCTACCGAGGCACCAAAATCAACCCCCGAAAGCAAAACCGATCTCTTTTCCAAAAAAAAGAGGCGCTGTTTGCGCCTCATTCGAAGATTCCAGATGTATCCCGGATGGAAAAAAGTATCGGCCAAATATGAAATCTATCTGACCTGGATTTAAGTCAAATTGCGATTGCCCTGCCGGGACTTGAACCAGACACCGGTCCAGGTCTTGTCATCGTTGTATCAGCCTGCCCATTCAGGATTCGCCTGAGCATCTGACGGACATTTGTGTCCAATTCACTGAACATGAGGCCAACACCATCCGCCCTATGGTGAACCACCAGTGCCTTGGCTTTACACTGCACGCTTTTCGTGGGGCATTTGACTGGAAAAGTGATCTCCACCAAGGCATTAATTGCCAACTGAACACGCCCGACATTGATGAACATACCACCCAATCCTACATCCTGGGTTTTCCCGCTGATCAAACCGAGCCCACGGTAATTGAGCGTTACGTTAAGCGCGATAGGTTTTCGCACGGCACAACGGTGTTCCACTGTCTCTGTCCTAATAAATTGCAAAAATCTGCACCAGGGAGTGGTAAGCGTAGTTCACTGATTAGAATTGGCAAGGCCGGGGCTTTGCCTGTCTGAGCAAGGGATTTTCCCTATCAAAAACCACTAGTGCTCCGGTAGAATCTCAGGATGCATGAACAATATCCTGTAAACCTTGAAGAGGCGGTATCCCCGGGTTTTTTTCGCCGGATTGCTGCAATGCTCTACGACAGTCTGCTCCTGGTGGCATTGATGGCAGTGGCCACGACACTGATTACGCTACCGTTGGAGATGCCAAGCGGCAGCTTACTCGTCGTCTACCAACTTTTTCTATTCGAAATCATACCCTTGGCATTTTTCACCGGGTTTTGGGCCTGGGGTGGCCAGACTCTGGGCATGCGGGCCTGGCGACTGCGTCTGGTGCGCACCGATGGCGGCAAACCCACCTGGGGCGATGCCCTGAAACGCCATCTGGCCGCCATCTTCT from Gammaproteobacteria bacterium (ex Lamellibrachia satsuma) harbors:
- the cmoA gene encoding carboxy-S-adenosyl-L-methionine synthase CmoA, whose translation is MAKDKIYATPQALVTDFVFDEMVAGVFPDMIQRSVPGYATIINMIATLAARSVQSESRCYDLGCSLGAAALAMRSGIGDRDCRVIAVDNSPAMLTRAREFLEADTGKAPVDFVCADIQDIRVRKASMVVLNFTLQFVPPERRSGLLQHIFDGMLPSGILVLSEKIALGKPQAQALFTDMHHAFKKGQGYSDLEISQKRTALENVLLPETLATHQDRLFQAGFNIVEVWFQCFNFVSLLAIK
- a CDS encoding MFS transporter; its protein translation is MRKIRGGALAWVFYDWANSAFATTVMAGFFPLFFKQYWSAGVEATESTFHLGMTNSLASLIIVCLAPLLGSIADQAGAKKGFLLFFTSMGIVMTGALYLVGQGSWMMALTLYGLGILGFSGGVIFYDSLLVSVAEEKDYDRLSALGFGVGYLGGGLLFAFDVVMTLYPEFFGLSGTAEAVRLSFITVALWWGLFSIPVFLFVKEPPKKCGEGSHLLAGFRQLRSTLRKLRQLRMTFLFLLAYWLYIDGVDTIVRMAVDYGLSIGFDANNLMTALLITQFVGFPAAILFGRLGARRGPRQGIMLAIFVYLMILLWAYRMDSVWEFYALAVAIGLVQGGIQSLSRSLYARLIPRDQAAEFFGFYNMLGKFAVVFGPLLMGWVGVITGDARIAILSVAILFVAGALLLSRVDVAEGEAAARSFAAG
- a CDS encoding NADH-quinone oxidoreductase subunit M encodes the protein MVETIQALTNGVPLISLLILSLPIGAALVWLVPGSERSRWVVLTTALIDLVLATLILLGFDATQSGFQFVETASWIPSLNIHYKVGVDGVSVLFLPLTVLLFLGVILSSWTSVRTLPRLYYTLLLLLESATLGIFVSLDTILFFLFWELTLIPLYFLISFWGTGANRRYAAVKYTLFMMAGGVPLLFGFVLLAFNHAELAGATLPGGLVFDMEALLSQALPAEMQTLIFLLLLAGFAFKTPIFPFHTWLPVVAMEGPIAIAALMTGLKLGAYGIIRFVVPMAPAAAQDFHWLLAGLGVIGILYGAVMAIAQTNLRRMLAYSSISHVGLVILGIASLNIQGIQGALFHLLNFTIVAGGLFILTGFLHHRTGSTDIISLGGVAQRMPLLTAFFFLFGLASMGVPGTNGFPAEFLVLVSALETHTGAGLAALFGVVLSAGYFLSIYRRSFLGPITSPVVDEVQDLRHRELLLVSVMGLLILTAGLYPNAVLDLTRVASEQWVAGVK
- the cmoB gene encoding tRNA 5-methoxyuridine(34)/uridine 5-oxyacetic acid(34) synthase CmoB; translation: MFQFRLPAGHQMNGDWQWMVPLMRTPLGHWLDQLPEQIESVWRERSHGDMQKWSEAIAALPSVEPSQIDLTSSAVTIRTEQVCGDTVRQEIAGLLKQLHPWRKGPFDIFGIHLDTEWRSDWKWARLQGHIQPLRDRLVLDVGCGNGYHCWRMVGEGARQVIGIDPTQLFVKQFEAIRYFLGRQLPVEVLPLGIEDLPPNLQAFDTVFSMGVLYHRRSPFAHLSELKGCLRKGGELVLETLVIEGGLGEVLVPEGRYAKMRNVWFLPSPATLKSWLRRAGFSNIRLIDVGRTSVEEQRSTEWMQFESLADYLDPQDASQTVEGLPAPRRAIFLAEA
- a CDS encoding dihydrolipoyl dehydrogenase; translation: MAEKSVDVAIIGSGTAGLNATSKVGPAGKSFVLINGGEPGTTCARVGCMPSKALIQVAEDYHRRTHLGRYGVDGHEELTIDIPEAMEHVQDLRDNFVDRVLSNSTDNMGEKFIDAYAKFVDPNTLELDNGDRIHAEKIVLASGSRPVLPEAWKAFGSKVLTTDSFFELENLPESMAIVGLGVIGLELGQSISRLGVDLTGFDLAEQIGGITDPEVSKVALEIMSREFPIHLGKAVEISEEGDKLQVTAGDISVMVDKVLISMGRIPNVDNLALENAGIELDERGVPHYNPNTMQIGDSHIFIAGDMNGDRQILHEAGDEGKIAGYNAANDTVQGFKRKVPLAITFSDPNICLAGTRYSELDMETTAIGEVRLNPVGRAMIMGQNRGIIRVYGDKVTGRMLGVEMISVRGENLGHLLNWAITQELSVGDLLRMPFYHPVIEEALQAALNNLYSKVESKNEGPIKELIPLD
- a CDS encoding response regulator transcription factor, which encodes MSNKPTVFVVDDDQAMRNSLKWLIESVAMQVETFDSASAFISSYYPGRSGCLLLDVRMPGMSGLELQEYLMNHQIAIPVIIITGHGDVPMAVRAMKAGAVDFIEKPFNDELLLESIRHALSLDEQQRDYQSQRAEIAARLARLTPREHEVMEMVTSGKANKEIATTLGVSAKTVEAHRARVMEKMEAGSLAKLVRMAVLANMIKEHVKEEE
- a CDS encoding YbhB/YbcL family Raf kinase inhibitor-like protein, with the protein product MRTVSTITITSTLTLLLLASTAQADQSFQLTSPDIKSGTLLNKTQVFNGFGCTGGNISPQLNWSGAPKKTKSFAVTVFDPDAPTGSGWWHWVIFNIPANAVGLARNAGNPTSHLAPENSVQSRTDFGSAGYGGACPPKGHGKHRYQFKVHALDVERLDIGPDSSGALAGYYINAHQLGTAEIEAIYERSVPLSPPSNFSVK